The sequence ACCAGCCGCCCGAACCACCTGGCCCAGGAGGTTATCGACAACGCGGTGGACGAGGCCCTGGCTGGCCACGCGAAGACGGTCGAGGTGACCCTGTACAAGGACGGCAGTTGCGAGGTGTCCGATGACGGCCGCGGCATGCCGGTGGACATCCACCCCGAGGAAGGCATCCCCGGCGTGGAGCTGATCCTTACCCGCCTGCACGCGGGCGGCAAGTTCAGCAACAAGAACTACACCTTCTCCGGCGGCCTGCACGGCGTGGGCGTGAGCGTGGTCAACGCGCTGTCGACCCTGGTCGAGGTCCACATCAAGCGCGATGGCGCCGAGCACCGCATCACCTTCCGCAACGGCGACCGCGCGACCCCGCTGGAGGTCGTCGGCAGCGTCGGCAAGAAGAACACCGGCACCCGGGTGCGTTTCTGGGCCGACCCGAAGTACTTCGACACTCCCAAGTACGCCGTGCGCGCCCTGCGCCACCTGCTGCGCGCCAAGGCCGTGCTGTGCCCGGGCCTGACGGTCAAGCTGACCGACGAGGCCACCGGCGAGGTTGATACCTGGTATTTCGAGGATGGCCTGCGTGACTACCTCAAGGCCGAGCTGGGCGAGCTGGAAGTGCTGCCGGCCGAGCTGTTCGTCGGCCACCTGAAGAAGGACACCGAGGTGGTGGACTGGGCCGTGGCCTGGCTGCCGGAAGGCGAGCTGGTGCAGGAGAGCTACGTCAACCTGATTCCCACGGCCCAGCACGGCACCCACGTCAACGGCCTGCGCACCGGCCTGACCGAGGCGCTGCGCGAGTTCTGCGACTTCCGCAACCTGCTGCCGCGTGGCGTCAAGCTGGCCCCGGAAGACGTCTGGGACCGCGTGTCGTTCGTGCTGTCGCTGAAGATGACCGACCCTCAGTTCTCCGGCCAGACCAAGGAGCGGCTGTCCTCGCGCCAGGCGGCCGGTTTCGTTGAGGGCGCCGCGCATGACGCCTTCAGCCTGCTGCTGAACCAGAACGTCGAACTGGGCGAGAAGATCGCCCAGCTGGCGATCGAGCGCGCCAGCGCCCGCCTGAAGACCGAAAAGCTGGTCGTCCGCAAGAAGGTCACCCAGGGGCCGGCCCTGCCCGGCAAGCTGGCCGACTGCATCAGCCAGGACCTGTCGCGCACCGAGCTGTTCCTGGTGGAGGGCGACTCGGCCGGCGGCAGCGCCAAGCAGGCGCGCGACAAGGACTTCCAGGCGATCATGCCGCTGCGCGGCAAGATCCTGAACACCTGGGAAGTCAGCTCCGGCAGCGTGCTGGCCAGCGAGGAAGTGCACAACCTGGCCATCGCCATCGGCTGCGACCCGGGCAAGGACGACATCTCCGGCCTGCGCTACGGCAAGGTCGTGATCCTGGCCGATGCTGACTCCGACGGCCTGCACATCGCCACCTTGCTGACCGCGCTGTTCCTGAAGCACTTCCCCGCGCTGGTCGAGGCCGGCCACGTGTTCGTGGCGATGCCGCCGCTGTTCCGCGTGGACGTGGGCAAACAGGTGTTCTACGCGCTGGACGAGGAAGAGAAGCGCTCGATCCTGGAGCGGATCCAGCGCGAGAAGATGAAGGGCCAGGTCAACGTCACCCGCTTCAAGGGCCTGGGCGAGATGAACCCGTCGCAGTTGCGCGAGTCGACCATCCACCCGGATACCCGCCGCCTGGTGCAGCTGACCATCGACGACGGCGAGCAGACCCGCTCGTTGATGGACATGCTGCTGGCCAAGAAGCGCGCTTCTGACCGGAAGGGGTGGCTGGAGACCAAGGGCGACCTGGCCTCGCTGGAGGTCTGATCCCGGCCGGTCATCATCGCGGGCCGTGGCGACGGCGTTGGATCGCTGCGACCGGCAGGTGCTGCATGGCGCGGGCGACCTGGGTTCCCTGGAGGTCTGATTCGACCCCTCGAACCGACGTCTTGGCCGCGTCACCCGACAAAAAAGCCCACCTTCCGGTGGGCTTTTTCGTGCGCCGGGGGCTGGCTCAGTGCCAGCCGGCCAGCGAGAACAGCTGGAGGATCAGGTAGGCACAACCGGCCGCGGCCGGAATGGTCAGGATCCACGCCCATACGATGCGCTCAATCACCCCGAACCTCAGCGAACGGGGGTTCTTGGCAAAGCCCACGCCCATGATCGCCGTGGAGATGCTGTGGGTGGTGGAGACCGGCATGCCGAAGTGCGCGGCCAGGGTCAGGATCGTGGCCGAGCTGGTTTCCGCGGCAAAGCCGTGGATCGGGTGCAGCTTGACCATCTTGTGGCCCAGGGTCTTGATGATCTTCCAGCCGCCCGAGGCGGTGCCGGCGGCCATCACCACCGCACAGGTCAGCACGATCCACATCGCGATACCGTCGCCGGCGCTTGCGTCCGGGTGCATGAAGCCCAGCCAGGACGGCAGGTTGTCCAGCGCACCGGTGGCTTCGGCGCCGATCAGGGTCATGGCGATGATGCCCATGGTCTTCTGCGCGTCGTTGTGGCCATGGGCAAAGCCCATGTAGGCCGCCGAGACGATCTGGGCCTTGCCGAAGAAGGCGTTGACCCAGCGCGGACGCGCCAGCCGGCCAACCGCGCCGCCGACACGGGCCAGGCCGGCGATCATCGCCCACAGCGCCACCATCACCACGATGCCGAGCACGAAGCCGGCGATCGGCGAGGTGATCATCGGCAGGAACACCTTCCACAGCAGACCCTTGTTCTGCGCCCAGTTGCCCAGGCGCTCGGACCAGATCAGCGCGTCCCAGTTGTTGTGGGCCGCGGCCAGGCCGGCGCCGCACAGGCCGCCGATCAGTGCGTGCGAGGACGAGGACGGCAGGCCCTTCCACCAGGTGATCAGGTTCCAGACGATGCCACCCAGCAGCGCGCACAGGATCACCTGCGGCGTCACGGCGACCACGTCGGAATTGAGGATGCCATTGGCGATGGTCATGGCCACCGCGGTACCGGTCAGCGCGCCGATCAGGTTCATGCCCGCGGCCAGCATCACCGCCGAACCCGGGGACAGCACCTTGGTGGCAACCACCGTGGCAATGGAGTTGGCGGTGTCGTGGAAGCCGTTGATGAACTCGAAGACGAGCGCGGCCAGGATCACCACCAGCACTAGGGTGAGCATCAGTGATTCCCGTCAGCTGTTCTTGAGCACGATCTGGTAGGCGACGACGCCCGCCTCGCGGCAGCGGTCGATGGCCTTTTCCAGGATCTCGAAGAATTCCTTGAGCAGGAACATCTGCAGGTTGTCCAGGCGGCCGGAATAGATGTCGCGATACAGCTCGAGCATCAGCCGGTCGGCCTCGTTCTCCAGCGAGCGCAGCTTGTCGTTGAGCGTGGACATGCGGTCCAGGTTCATGTGGCGCAGGTCGGCCACCATTTCCACCACCACGCCGGCGGCCTGCTCGAGCATCGCCGCGCGGGGCGCGAAGTCGATGTGCTCCAGGTGCTGGATGGCCAGCGAGTAGCGATCGGCGAACTTCTCGATCTGCTTGGGGATCTTGTACAGCGCCGAACCCAGCGCCTCGATGTCCTCGCGCTCGATCGGGGTCATGAAGCTGTCCACCAGCGCCTGGCTGATCTTGTCCGAGGCCGCGCGCTCGCGCAGGCGGGCCAGCTTGAACGCATCCAGCGCCGGCTGGCGATCAGCTTCGCGCATCATCGCGTGGAGTGCCTTGGCACTGTCGAAGGCGGC is a genomic window of Stenotrophomonas sp. Marseille-Q4652 containing:
- the parE gene encoding DNA topoisomerase IV subunit B encodes the protein MNTRYNAADIEVLSGLDPVKRRPGMYTDTSRPNHLAQEVIDNAVDEALAGHAKTVEVTLYKDGSCEVSDDGRGMPVDIHPEEGIPGVELILTRLHAGGKFSNKNYTFSGGLHGVGVSVVNALSTLVEVHIKRDGAEHRITFRNGDRATPLEVVGSVGKKNTGTRVRFWADPKYFDTPKYAVRALRHLLRAKAVLCPGLTVKLTDEATGEVDTWYFEDGLRDYLKAELGELEVLPAELFVGHLKKDTEVVDWAVAWLPEGELVQESYVNLIPTAQHGTHVNGLRTGLTEALREFCDFRNLLPRGVKLAPEDVWDRVSFVLSLKMTDPQFSGQTKERLSSRQAAGFVEGAAHDAFSLLLNQNVELGEKIAQLAIERASARLKTEKLVVRKKVTQGPALPGKLADCISQDLSRTELFLVEGDSAGGSAKQARDKDFQAIMPLRGKILNTWEVSSGSVLASEEVHNLAIAIGCDPGKDDISGLRYGKVVILADADSDGLHIATLLTALFLKHFPALVEAGHVFVAMPPLFRVDVGKQVFYALDEEEKRSILERIQREKMKGQVNVTRFKGLGEMNPSQLRESTIHPDTRRLVQLTIDDGEQTRSLMDMLLAKKRASDRKGWLETKGDLASLEV
- a CDS encoding inorganic phosphate transporter — encoded protein: MLTLVLVVILAALVFEFINGFHDTANSIATVVATKVLSPGSAVMLAAGMNLIGALTGTAVAMTIANGILNSDVVAVTPQVILCALLGGIVWNLITWWKGLPSSSSHALIGGLCGAGLAAAHNNWDALIWSERLGNWAQNKGLLWKVFLPMITSPIAGFVLGIVVMVALWAMIAGLARVGGAVGRLARPRWVNAFFGKAQIVSAAYMGFAHGHNDAQKTMGIIAMTLIGAEATGALDNLPSWLGFMHPDASAGDGIAMWIVLTCAVVMAAGTASGGWKIIKTLGHKMVKLHPIHGFAAETSSATILTLAAHFGMPVSTTHSISTAIMGVGFAKNPRSLRFGVIERIVWAWILTIPAAAGCAYLILQLFSLAGWH
- a CDS encoding pit accessory protein, with product MFSLQTIFGSGKQFYTLLDEAAQAAFDSAKALHAMMREADRQPALDAFKLARLRERAASDKISQALVDSFMTPIEREDIEALGSALYKIPKQIEKFADRYSLAIQHLEHIDFAPRAAMLEQAAGVVVEMVADLRHMNLDRMSTLNDKLRSLENEADRLMLELYRDIYSGRLDNLQMFLLKEFFEILEKAIDRCREAGVVAYQIVLKNS